TTCCTCCCAGGCTTCACAGGTGTCATGGTCACAGATTACAATCGCTTCCATTCCATATGATTCTGCCTGTTGAAACAATTCCGGTACCGAAAACGTCCCGTCACTGGAATATCCACTGTGGATATGCAAATCCACGCTTTTTCTTTTCATCTTATTTCTTTAAGTCAAACAGATCCTGATGTACGCCGATTCCCCACAGATCCAGTGCAACTTTCAGAGACTCACAGTCTTTTGCTGCTTCCTCCAGCGGAATTCCCTCTGCGGTTGCATCTGCTGCTTTGATCAGACTTTCTACTCCGGCTGCTGCTCCCATCGGATGTGCATGCATTGCTGCACCTGCGGAAATGGAGAAGTCCAGTCCGAGATCTTCTGCCACATCCGGAATCAGTCCCTGATATACTCCGGCTGCCGGTCCTGGGAATGTACGTTTCATACCTCTGAAATCTGTGGTCAGTGCCTGTGCGATTCGGATATAACGTTCTCTCTGGATATCAACCTTTCCATATGCACACGGATAGATTACGATATCTGCGCCACTCATTCTCATGAATTTTCCAAGTACCAGATGACTGGAAATTCCTGAATAGTGAGATTCATACATAGCTCCTGCAAAGGCCGGATGTGCCAGGATCGGAAGATCGATCTCGTCATTTTCCGCGATCATCTGCATGGACGGCCAGCCCACACTCAAGGTATTGATCATCAATCCAGGAATACCCATTTCCTTACACATTTTCGCTTTATCCAGCATTCTGTCCGGACGGTCTGTAATGTTCGGAGAATAGATCACGTGTTTTCCGGTTCTCTCATAAACATCTTTCAAAATATCTGCCGCGATCTTTACACGATCTTTTACGGTACAGTAATCGGTATCGCTGAACAGCTCATCGTCTTTGATCCAGTCGATTCCTGCCATTGCCAGTTCGCGGATCAGTTTTCCTGCATTTTCCGGAGTTGCTCCGGTACAAGGTTTGATCATGCTGACGATAAACGGTCTTTTCTTTACGCCTGTGATTTCACGAAGTCCCTCGATACCAAATCTCGGTCCCTTGAATCCGTCTGTAAATACTTTCGGGAAATCAATGTCAATCAATTTTAATTTTCCTGCCATGGAAATATTTCCGATTACGGAAGTCAGAACCTGCGGAAGGTTTGCTCCCATGTTTTCAAATGGGAATGCAATCTGGAACACTGCCATTCTTTCTTTTCCTTCCATTTCCGGCATTCCGAATTCATAGCATGGAATCTCATGAACTGCGATAACTTTTCCACCGTGACGTCTGCGGACTTCCGGAGTCTCCAACGGCACCGGTGCCCAGGTTCCTGTTGTCTGCTCGATTGCCATAGAACCTACTTTTGTCAGAAGATCGGATGTATATCCCTCGCAAAAATATGTACAGATAATGTATTTCTCTTTGTCAATGGACTCCGGCATCTTAAAAATATTCTGATCATATTTCATTTTGATTTCCTCCTCTTTCTATTCTTTTTCTACCTGATTTCAATTGGTTTCTTTTCCAGAAGTTTTATCTGGAAATATAGTCAAGCAGCGTAAGGACTGTTTCTCTTTCTGCACAGTTTAATCCGGCTGCCTCACATGCACACGGTGTCACGATCACATCATGGCTTTCTTCCATTAAATCTGTCATTCTTCTTCCTGCGATTGCCATCAGATTTTCCGGTTCATAAAGTCCCAGACCTCCGGCCATTCCCGAATCTGTCACATCGTATCCGCTTCGCTTCGGAAGAAGAAGTTCCGCTGATTTCAACAGCTCTTTATAATCCACTTTACGCATCGGATATAATCTCTCGATCACGCCGCTTTCGTGCAGAACAACCTTTTCCGCTTTTCCATCGATCGCGCCTTTTGTTTCCAGAATAAATGCATCGATAAACTGAATCTTTTCCTTCAGTTCCGGGAACTGGACCAACAGAGTATCCAGTACGTAACTGTCATCTGTCACAATCGTTTCATACGCTGCCAGATCTGCTTCCATCTTTTTGGCGATCGCATTGGCTGCATCTGTCTGACCCAGTTGAAGCAACAGATATCCACAGTCTTTATATTCATTGGTTGCATAGGCTTTCTTTCCGCAGGAATCTGCCAGTTTCAGGAACTGATCTGCCGTTTTCTTCGCATCTGCTGCCGCCGGGCTGATCAGGAAAAGGATCTCCCCGTCTTTCATTCCATCGGAATAAGCTTTGTACTGGCCAAATGCGCTTTCTTCATTTTTGATGCGATCGGTGAGTGCCCAGTATTTTTCCGGAAGCTGTTCTCCCGCGATCACTTCACTTCTTACATAGCGCATCACCTCTGCCACCGGTGTATCATCGATGCTTCTGGTGTCTGCCTCATAGTTTTCTGTTGCCATAAAGGCTTCTTTTGCAACATACTGCATGTCAAATCGGGTTCCCATTGCAGTAAATACAACGCCCATTCCACTGGAAGTATCTACTCCGAGCACTCTGCTGACTGGTGCGAAATCGGCAATGATATCACTGGTCAGACAGTTGGTTGTCCGATAATATATTTTTGAAAAATCCTGTGTTGCCATATCCTTTCGCCTCCTTATACTGCTGCTGCATGTTTTCCTGCCAGATATGCAGACGCTGCTGCAATTCCAGCTCCGCTTCTTTCATTTGCAAAATTGTGTCCGGCCAGCACATCTCCGCAGGCGAACAGACGTCCCTTCCAGGTTTCTTCTTTCACCGAAAGATCTTCATTGACCTCCACACCAAGCTGCATAAACTGCTGACCTTTCGGAGCAATGGCATCCCGTGTCAACTGATCGGTGGTAAGCGTTCCAAGATTCTGATCCAACAGTTCAATCCACACTTCTGTTTTTCTCGCCTTGATTCCGCCTCCGATATATCCGCCCGTTGCCAGAACTGCTGCCGCAGCTTCGATTTCTACGCCTTCTCCCGGATGAAGCTGATCCGTCAGTCCAACCACACAATCTGCTTTCACTTTCTGATCAACCGCTTCAATCTTCGCCACTTTCGATCCTTTCAGCATCTGAATACCTTTGACCTCCAGTGCCCGATAGATCGCACGTGTGAAACGATAACCAACGACCGAATTGCCAAGCGCCTGTACTTCCGCGATTTTGCATCCGCACACTTCTTTTAACTCCGCTACAATGCTCTGAGTCTTCAGATATCCCAATACCGGCGGGAACAAAATGGTGTCAAATGCATATCGGTTGTTCATACAGAAGGTTTTGATCAGCGTCAGAAGTTCTTCTTTTCCTTCTGTTGTATCCAGATAGTCTGCCAGTTCTCCGTCACTGATCTTTCTCCGATCTCCCCAGCCTGTCAGATGAATCTCTGTGGAAAAGTAGGTTGCCTTTCCTCCCAGCTTTTCCTGATACTTCTGATAAGACATGGCTGCCGCTTTTGCGTTAAATGTTACATTTCCTTTGATTCCTACTACCAGGATCCGTGCTTCCTTTCCCGGTTCCACGATTCCGTCTGCCATCGCCTCCGGTACATACGCATTGACTGCAAATGTTCCAAGCATATTCGGAACCCAGACATTTTTTCCATCAAAGCCTTTCATCGGATAGCCACCGGCTTCTGCCAGATCCACCAGCGTCTTTACACCGGATTCCAGGCTGTCTTTGCATTTTCCGTATACATGATCCGGAGCTTCTTTCAGAACTGCCTCGATGCCTTCCTGATAGTCTTCACAGATCTCCGGTTTTTCTCCCGGGATCACTCCCAATATATCAATGGCTCCCCCCGATATTTCACTGCTTCCACCGTTTGGAAATACCATTGTCACTTTCTTTCCTGCTTCCATGGCCGATGCAGCCGCAACACATGCAGCGGTTCCTCCGCCGATAACAAGCACGTCACTTTTTATTCCGCTCATGATCAGCCCTCCTTATCCAATATTTAATACGTCGTAGCTTCCCATTCCGATATACATTTCCTGCATTAACTCTGACAATGGTAACTGATCACCGTATTGAGCCGCAAAGTAAATACCTTTCCAACGTTCCTGTACATAACCAAGTACACACTTTTCAGCTTCTGCCGGAGTCATGCCCAGATCTTCCTGTGCAATTCCACCAGCTTTATAGATAGAGAATGTTCCCTGTTCCTGCCCCATTCCGATACGGGTCCGGCGACGGAGATCTCTGAAATTCTCTACATTTTCTTCTTTAAAGGAATAGCAGACCTCTGATCCGATCATCTGAACTGCATCATCGATCACATAAGCATGTTCCGGATATTCTTCCAGGATCTTCTTTGCAAACACTCCGTATCTTGCCGTAAACTTATGGGCTGCATAACGGGAAATATGATAGGTTTCATGAATTTCCTGTGCTTCCTTTTCTGCTTCTTCTTTGGTCGTTGCGCCGTAGATAAATTCTTTATCTGTGGTACACGGAAGAACTTTTCCTACCAGTTTCTCACATGCAAGGTTGACTGCTTCCTCTGCCATCAGTCTTGCGGTTGCATATTTTCCACCGGTAATGGTGATGATTCCTGCGACCCCTTCCATTTCCTCATGATCCAGAAGGAACATGCCACGGCTGATGTTTCGGCCGGTTTCTTTTCCTGTGGTGTAAAGAGGTCTGACACCGGTACACAGTCTCAACATTCTTGCTTCCCGAAGTTCCGGAATGATGTCTGCCACAGAATCTTCCATGATCTTGATCTCGTCCATTCCCGGATCTGCATCATCCGGATCATCCACATCTACAGAAGATGTTCCGAGAAGTGCGGTATTCTGGAATCCCTGACTTACCAGTCCGTCTCCATCGGCCGGGGTACGTAAGATACCGATCAATGTCTTTGTCGGCCGCATACTGTATACTCCGGTTGAGCCTTTGTTTGGTTTCATCGGAATTGCAAATCCTGCCATCTCTGTAATCTGTGAACACCACGGTCCTGCTGCATTGATGATCAGTTTGGCATAAACTTCGTAAATGTTATTTTCTGTTTTATCCAGTACCCGAAGACCTACCACACGATTTCCTTCCATCAGTGCTCCGATCACCTCGTGATGGGTTCGGATCTCTGCCCCCTTGATTTTCGCATCGTATGCCTGTGCGATACACAGACGGAATGGATCAAATCCGGTGTCGATCGTTCGAAGTGCAAATCGAATATCCTTCGTCAGAAGTGGTTCTTCTTTCGTTGCTTCTTCTACCGAAATGATTTCATAAGGAAGACCGATCTCATCTGCACCTTTCATCCACTTCTGTGCAAATTCCATCTGCTCATCGGTTTTTGCTACCCAGATTGCATCTGTCGGGTCTACAACCTGTGGTACGATCTTTCGATAGATCTGATTTTCCTGCAAACATTCTCTTGCAGTCTGTACATCTGAAACCACATATCTTGCTCCGCCATGTAATGCGGAATGACAACCTCCTGAAGTTCCGGCTGCCAGGTCGTCTCTTTCCAGCAAAAGAGAATTCGGGAAACCACGAAGCACTAGGTCTCGGATAACACCCGTTCCAGTGGTTCCACCGCCAATTACAACCACATCAAAATTTTCTCGCATAACTCTGCCTCGCTTCCTGTTTTTCTTTTCATCCGGCTGAAAGTGTTTCCATCATATCATCGTTATTTTGCATAATCAAATCCAGTTTTTTCTTATTTTTTTATTGTTTTTGTACACATCTTGTACAAGGTGCATTTTACCCCCCCCCCCCAATTTTTAGGCACTTTGTACACTTTCCAAATATTTTTCATTCCTTTTTCGTTTTTTTGCCTGCAAACTGCATAAATTTAACTCCCTTTTTTCTACATCATTTTTTCAGGTAATCTTCCAACGCAAAAAGACCACCTGCCTGAGATTGGTATGGTCATCCTGCATATTGAAACAGAAAAGCAAAAAAATTTGCCAGCAGATAAATTTCTGCTGGCAAATACTGTTTATTTTTTTCAATATTCTCCGATAATCTTCACACAGATTTTCTTCTTTCTCATTCCAGTAAAATCTACATAAAAGACCTGCTCCCAGTTGCCCAAATCCAACTTTCCATTTGTCACGGAGATCATCTCACTTCTCCCTAAAATATCTGCTTTCAAATGTGCCGGTGCATCTTTCTCGCTCTTATTATGCCTGTAATACGGTACTTTGAATTCCGGAACAATACCGTCTAGATATTCCAAAGTATCCTGTATCAGACCTTCTTCATCATCATTAATAAAAACAGATGCCGTGGTAGAAAATGCTGATACCAGAACAATCCCTTCTTTGACTTTGCTCTCTTTCAGCACCATTTCCACATGGCTTGTTATATTTTTTATGGTCTCTGGTTCCTCAAACTGAAACGATAAATACTTTTGTACGGAAATCAATGATCCCATGTCCTTTCTTCTGCTCTTTTCACTCGATCTATTATGATTTTACATGATTCCACTACACTACGCAAGGGATGTTTTTACGCACACAGTGCCCCAGACAGAACAAGCAGAATCCTCCCGGTGAGGATTCTGCTTGTTTCTATCTTTCTCTCAGATATCTCTTCAGCAAGAATGCGCAGAAATACGGAAATGTATATACGTTATCTGCCATTCCTGCATTTGCATCTGCCAGTTTTATACCCCACACTGTTGCTATGAATCTTTTTATAATTCAATCCCAGCAAAGACCCGCTGCAAATCACATCATATCTGCCGTCCATCTGAAACGCTTTCAACGCAGTCGCGATGTCCGGGAACTCCTGTAACTCATCAAAAAAGATCAACGTCTTTCCTTCGACAAACTTTTTATTCGGATCAATCAGCGAAATATTTTTTACAATACTGTCTACCTCATATCCATCACTTACGATCGTCTTGTATTTCTGCTCCAATACAAATTGTGGGATGATAATGGCTATTTTTATACCTGCATCATCCCGGACATAATACAGCCTCCGACTGCCTTTGCCTCCCTGATTTCCTGCCATTGCTCCGGGTCAAATTTGATCCCGCCGATGGCAAAGACCGGAAGTTCCACGCTTTCACAGACTTGTCGCAAGAACTCAAGTCCACGGGGTGCCAGCCCTTTTTTACAGTCCGTCGTATAAATGTGGCCGGCAGTCAGATAGGTGGCGCCCAGACTCTGAGCCTCCACCGCTTCTTCGACCGCATGGATCGAGGTTCCGATCACCCGGAACTTTTTTTTTGCTTCCGGATCCAGCCCCCTCAGCAAATGCAGTGGCAGATGGATCTGGTTGCATCCCAGTTCCAGCGCCTCTTTCCAGAAACTGTGCAAAATGCAGGGAACCTGATATTCCCCGCAAATTTCCAGCACCTGTTCTGCCAGTTCTTTATATTCCTGCGGACTCAGATCTTTCTCTCTCAGAACCAGCGCGTCCGGCCGAAGCTTGCAGACGCGTTCAATCTGTTCTAAGAACGGGCGCTCGCACAGGCTTCGATTTGAAATGGCAAGCACCGGGTGAAATGCGGTGTACTTTACATACTCTTCACTTTTTTTACCACTCGCTCCGTCTGGCACAACTTTTACATTTTGTGTGGGTGTGCCTGTCAGCACACTCTCACCTACGCTTTCCATTTTACACATAAATATAATCACTCATGACCGGTTGCAGATGATTTGACAGCAACGCCTCGTACACTTCATCCACGGAACGTCCGTCTGAAATCTCGAACTGGTCATCTCCCTTATCCTCAATATCTTCCACATGGCTTCCGATTCCCGTGCTGACTCCCGCCGAAATCTTTGTAGCAGCAATCTGTACCAGATGATCCCGCACTCTTTCGCACTCTCTGGTAGATACCGTAATGCTCGCATACGGCATGAACAACCGGTACGCACAGACTACCTGCAACAACTGCGGCTCGTGAACATCCATGGGATTGATCCGGTCGTTGTTGATGATCGGACGCAGTCTCGGACAGGAAAATGCGATCTCTGCGTGAGGATATTTTCTCTGCAATAAATAAGCATGATATCCCGTTGCAAAGGCATCCTTCCGAAAATCATCCAATCCCAGCAGTGCTCCGAAGCCGACTCCGCGCATGCCGCCCATCAACGCCCGCTCCTGAGCGCTGACGCGATAAGGGAAGATCCGCTTATGACCTGCCAGATGCAGGGTCTCGTATTTATCCGAATTGTAGGTTTCCTGGAACACCGTCACATAATCTGCGCCACACTGATGTAAATACGTGTATTCATCAGAATTCACCGGATAGATCTCCAGCCCGATCACTTTGAAATATTTCCGTGCGATCTTGCAGGCTTCTCCGATATATTCCACTGTGGATTTGCTGCGGCTCTCTCCGGTCAGGATCAGGATTTCCTGCAGCCCGGTCTCTGCGATCGCCTGCATTTCCTTCTCGATTTCCTCCGCATTTAACTGGGCTCTGTTGATCTTATTATGGCAGTTGAATCCACAGTAAATGCAGTAATTCTCACAATAATTTGCAATATAGATCGGTGTAAACATATAGACACTGTTTCCGAAATGTTTTCGCGTTTCCATTTGTGCAGCCTGTGCCATTTCTTCCAGGAACGGCAGAGCAGCCGGTGACAGCAGTGCCTGAAAATCTTCCGGTGTCCGCACGTCATGAGCCAGAGCTCGTTTTACATCTGCCGCCGTGTAACGATCGTAGTCAAATTTTTTCATTTCAGAAACGACCTGATCCATCACATCCGACGGAATCTCTTCCATACCCGGAAGATAGGTCATGTGATCAATCCGGTTTTTCTTCTGATCTTCCAGAATCTCTTCACTCAAAATACTTTCATTGATATGTGCATCGGCACTGACATCTTTTGCTCTTTTTGTTACATCTGTCATGTTCTGTGCCTCCTAATCCTGAAGAAATCCTGTCAGTGGAGAGGATGCAGATGCGCCCCGTTCCATGGTTCTGCCAAGTCCGGATAAGTAAGCACTTCTTCCTGCTTCGATGGCTTTCTTAAAGGCCTCTGCCATAACAGCTACATCTCCGGCTGTCGCGATCGCCGTGTTTGCCATGACGGCTGCCGCACCCATTTCCATCGCTTCACAGGCCTGAGACGGACGTCCGATTCCCGCATCCACTACGATCGGCAGATCAATCTCATCCACCAGAATCTGGATAAAATCTTTGGTACACAGACCTTTATTGGAACCGATCGGTGCACCCAGCGGCATAATACAGGCTGCTCCTGCATTTGCCAGATCCCTTGCCACGTTCAGATCCGGATACATATACGGCATGACCACAAATCCCTCTTTCGCCAGGATTTCCGTCGCTTTAATAGTTTCGTAATTATCCGGCAGTAAATATTTGGAATCATGAACCACTTCAATCTTTACGAAATCTCCACATCCCAGCTCTCTGGATAACCTTGCAATCCGTACAGCCTCTTCCGCATTTCTTGCACCGGATGTGTTTGGCAGTAAGGTTACATTTTCCGGAATGTAATCCAGAATATTTGCCAGTCCGCCCTCATTGGCACGGCGAAGTGCCAGAGTGATGATCTGTGCATCTGCTTTTTCAATACACGCTTTCACAAGATCCAGTGAAAATTTTCCGGATCCCAAAATAAATCTGGAGGTAAATTCATGTCCTCCCAATACCAGTTTGTCGTCTTTTTTTCCCATCGTCGTTTCCTCTCTTGTCTTATTCTGTTATTTTTCTTGCTTTCGCTGTCTTCTTTGCACTTTCGGCGTCTTCGCTGTGGTTTTCCGCTCTCGTTACAGCTTTCTCCGACTTCGTTGTGCTTTCGCCGTCTCTACATTTTCTGTTGCTCATTTTTCATGTGCTTTCTGAACTTCACCTTGAGCGACCTTTCCTAGATTTCTTCTTCTCCGAGAAGCAGACGGGTAATCATATTTGCCTCATGCGCCGCGCAGATCGCAACGCGCGGTGCCATCAGACCTTTTCCGTAAGACGGCTCAGACACCCTGTCGCCACACAGATAAAAGTTCTTCGTCATCCGTCTGGTTACGATTGTGTTACTGCTGCCAAATCCTGCCATTCCTGTGGCTGACACCAGCTTCTTTTCCGGAAATTTTTCCAGAATCTCATTGACCAGCATGGCCTTTGCCTCCGGATTATCGAAGGCTTCACAGACAATATCCGCATCCTGAAACAAATCCGCTGCATTTTCCTCTGTCACTCTCACGCAATCCGTCTGAATATCCAGATAGGGATTGATTTTTCTCAACAGCGCTTCCAAGGCATCCGTTTTGTACTTTCCGATATCTTCCATAAAATACTGCTGGCGGTTCAAATTCGTAATGTCCACCCGATCAAAATCCACCAGGTGCAAATGTCCGACTCCGATCCGTGTCAACGCATATGCTACATTCGAACCCAGACCGCCAAGACCTGCAATGGCCACTTTTCCTCTGGAAAGCATGTCCTGAACCTCCGGAGAATGGCGTTCATTAAGCGCTGCCTGAATCTCTTCTTTTGTCAATCTGCTGCCCATTTTATCAGCCTCCTCCTACAAATGTTACAACTTCCATGCTGTCACCATCTTTTAACATGGTCTCTGAATATTGATATTTCGGAAGAATATCCCCGTTTAATTCCACCGCGATCCGCTTCATCTGATATCCGCTTGCCAGCAGATAGCTTTCTACGCTTTTTGCCTCTTCCATCTGAATCTCATTTCCATTGACTGTTATTCTCATGTGTTTCTCCTTTCCCGGATCTCTGTTACTCAAGTTATCATGTCATCTACATTCCACTTCGGTTGGGACTCCGCAAACATCGATTGTCATGAATAAAAAAGAGTTCACAAAGTAATACACCCGTGGTGGTGCACCCCTTCATGAACTCCTGTTCACTCTCAACTTCATCCGTATTCCTTTTTCATTCCGTAAATATCCCCAATCGGTCAAATCCACAGGATTTAAGACTTTTGCCCGTTGCCAGAAAAAATCATCGGAAGTGTTTTCAGACACATACCGGGATTGTATACTGTCTCTAAACAACGAACGAAAAAACGGAAGATACGCCAAGGTATCTTCCGCAATCTTCATACAGTTATGATCCGTTCCTACGTTGGCATTATCCAAATCAGGTATAAGGGTCGAAATTCTGAATTTCCTCTCAGCCTGTTACACAAGCTCCCCTGTTCTATTTACTGTTATCAGTATAAGAAGAGTTTTCAAAAATGTCAATCCATTCTTGCGTTTTTTCAAAATATTTCCGAATCTTCTTTTCTGTTTTTATATGGATTCCGCGGATTGCTGTGCATTTTCACAGCTTCTACTGAGCTGCCCGTCTTTTCAAATCCTCCACTAAAATCTCATATTCCGGTGCTGCAAGGAAATTGGTGATCAGCACCAGTTCTGCATTGGGATTACTGTGCGCAGCGCGTTCGCCAAGTTCCTGATGCGTTACAACGATCTGAACATCTTTCGGTATGGAAGATACCGGTGTATGAATGACTTCTATTCCCTGTAATCCCGCCGCAGCCAGCTTCTTTTTCAGGACTGTGGCTCCCATGGCAGAGGAACCCATTCCTGCATCACAGGCAAACGCGATTTTTCTTATTTTTTCTGCTTTTCCATTTTCTTCAACGTATTTTCCGGCTGTTTCTTCTAATCCATCTTCTTTCACATCAGCTTTTGCAACGCCACTGTCCATTCCTTTGGACGCTTGTTTCATGGCATCTTTTTTCTGCTGCGCTTCTTCGAGGGATGTATCTTTTCCCATAAATTTCAGAATCGGAAGGCTGATCAGGAGAGAAACTGCGGCAGATACAACGACTCCCACAACCAATCCCAGATAACTGTGCCGTTCCGCCATCATCAAAATCGCCAGAATACTTCCTGGTGAAGCCGGTGCCGTCAGACCTACTCCAAACAAATTAAACAGGAAAATTCCGCTTGCTCCTCCTGCGATCGTCGATAAGATCAGCAACGGATTCATTAAAATATATGGAAAATAAATTTCATGGATTCCACCGAAGAAATGGATAATCACTGCCCCAGGTGCAGAACTCTTTGCGCTTCCTTTTCCCGCAATACAATATGCCAGAAGGACGCCAAGTCCCGGTCCCGGATTCGCTTCCAGCAGGAAGAAAATAGATTTTCCGACTTCCTCTACCTGCTGAATTCCCATCGGTGATAAAATTCCATGGTTGATGGCATTATTCAGGAACAGAACCTTTGCCGGTTCAATAAATACGCTGGTCAATGGCAGCAGTCTGTGATCCACGAAGAATCCCACGCCGGCTCTCATCGCTTCATTTAATCCGTTTACCAGCGGTGTAATTCCCTTCATCGCCAGAAGTGCCAGAATTGCACCGATAATTCCCAGTGAAAAATTATTGACCAGCATTTCAAATCCCGCCGGTGTATGTCCCTCGATCGCCTGATCGAATTTCTTTAAAATCCAGGCTGAAAGCGGTCCCACGATCATTGCCCCGATAAACATCGGAATATCGCTTCCGACAATCACACCCATGGTCGCAATCGCACCGATCACTCCGCCTCGTTTTCCGGCTACCACTTCCCCGCCTGTATATGCGATCAAAAGTGGAAGCAACATCGACGACATCGGTGTTACCAGTTTTGCAAATGTTTCATTCGGGAACCATCCGGTTTCAATGAACAGTGCCGTAATGAGTCCCCACGCGATAAACGCGCCAATGTTTGGCATTACCATTCCGCTTAAAAAACGTCCAAATACCTGTACTTTTTCTTTCATTGATTTCACACCTCATTTTACCCATCGTTTGCAGAGGTATGATTGGCCAATCAATCTCTTTCCTTGTTTCTATCCCCATTATATCCGGCGCTTTTACATTTTTTCAATAAATAGAAAATGAGATTTGTCACCAATATATAGTGCCAAATCTCATCACT
This window of the Mediterraneibacter butyricigenes genome carries:
- a CDS encoding thiazole synthase, producing the protein MGKKDDKLVLGGHEFTSRFILGSGKFSLDLVKACIEKADAQIITLALRRANEGGLANILDYIPENVTLLPNTSGARNAEEAVRIARLSRELGCGDFVKIEVVHDSKYLLPDNYETIKATEILAKEGFVVMPYMYPDLNVARDLANAGAACIMPLGAPIGSNKGLCTKDFIQILVDEIDLPIVVDAGIGRPSQACEAMEMGAAAVMANTAIATAGDVAVMAEAFKKAIEAGRSAYLSGLGRTMERGASASSPLTGFLQD
- the thiF gene encoding sulfur carrier protein ThiS adenylyltransferase ThiF; the protein is MGSRLTKEEIQAALNERHSPEVQDMLSRGKVAIAGLGGLGSNVAYALTRIGVGHLHLVDFDRVDITNLNRQQYFMEDIGKYKTDALEALLRKINPYLDIQTDCVRVTEENAADLFQDADIVCEAFDNPEAKAMLVNEILEKFPEKKLVSATGMAGFGSSNTIVTRRMTKNFYLCGDRVSEPSYGKGLMAPRVAICAAHEANMITRLLLGEEEI
- the thiS gene encoding sulfur carrier protein ThiS encodes the protein MRITVNGNEIQMEEAKSVESYLLASGYQMKRIAVELNGDILPKYQYSETMLKDGDSMEVVTFVGGG
- a CDS encoding PTS mannitol transporter subunit IICB; protein product: MKEKVQVFGRFLSGMVMPNIGAFIAWGLITALFIETGWFPNETFAKLVTPMSSMLLPLLIAYTGGEVVAGKRGGVIGAIATMGVIVGSDIPMFIGAMIVGPLSAWILKKFDQAIEGHTPAGFEMLVNNFSLGIIGAILALLAMKGITPLVNGLNEAMRAGVGFFVDHRLLPLTSVFIEPAKVLFLNNAINHGILSPMGIQQVEEVGKSIFFLLEANPGPGLGVLLAYCIAGKGSAKSSAPGAVIIHFFGGIHEIYFPYILMNPLLILSTIAGGASGIFLFNLFGVGLTAPASPGSILAILMMAERHSYLGLVVGVVVSAAVSLLISLPILKFMGKDTSLEEAQQKKDAMKQASKGMDSGVAKADVKEDGLEETAGKYVEENGKAEKIRKIAFACDAGMGSSAMGATVLKKKLAAAGLQGIEVIHTPVSSIPKDVQIVVTHQELGERAAHSNPNAELVLITNFLAAPEYEILVEDLKRRAAQ